TGCGGGATCGATCGTTTTAACGGAAACGGCGTAACCGCCGGCAAATTCCAACCGCGCGTCTTCTCCGTTCCAACTCAACGAAGCTTCCATCATATTCGACTTTCCGATAAAACCCGCGACGAAGGTATCTGCCGGACGCATATAGATATCCTGCGGACGGCCGCACTGATGTATGACACCGCTTTTCATAACGGCGATTCTGTCGGAAATCGCCATCGCTTCTTCCTGATCGTGCGTTACATAGACCGTCGTTATACCGACATTTTTTTGTATTTCTTTTATGACGGAACGCATTTCAACCCGCAGCTTCGCATCGAGATTCGACAAGGGTTCATCCATAAGCAGAACATCCGGTTGTATGACAAGAGCGCGGGCAAGTGCGACACGCTGCTGTTGCCCGCCCGACAATCTGTCGGGCATGCGATCGGCGTATTGATCGACGTGTACGAGTTTTAAAAACGTGTCGGTTTCTTTTTTGATTCGGTCGGGCGGAAGCTTCCGCGTGCGCAATCCGAAAGCGACGTTTTTACGCACCGTCATGTTCGGAAAAATCGCATAGTTTTGAAACACCATACCGATATTGCGCTTGCCGGGATCGACATCGTTTATCTCCCGGTCGTCAAAATAAATTTTACCGCCTTCAATGCTGTTGAAACCGGCGATCATCCGCAAAAGCGTCGTTTTACCGCAGCCGGACGGACCGAGCAGCGTAAACAATTCTCCGTTGCGAACCTTGATCGAAAGGTCGGGGATAACGAC
This Treponema socranskii subsp. buccale DNA region includes the following protein-coding sequences:
- a CDS encoding ABC transporter ATP-binding protein is translated as MSVAITVQNALKKFEDGSVVIPDLSIKVRNGELFTLLGPSGCGKTTLLRMIAGFNSIEGGKIYFDDREINDVDPGKRNIGMVFQNYAIFPNMTVRKNVAFGLRTRKLPPDRIKKETDTFLKLVHVDQYADRMPDRLSGGQQQRVALARALVIQPDVLLMDEPLSNLDAKLRVEMRSVIKEIQKNVGITTVYVTHDQEEAMAISDRIAVMKSGVIHQCGRPQDIYMRPADTFVAGFIGKSNMMEASLSWNGEDARLEFAGGYAVSVKTIDPAKKLTGKVLVSCRPEELIINQNKDDSGIPAEIVDSVFLGLNTHYFVQFATGERTEIIRESDVNKMIPVGTKISLKINTEKINIFNADSKESIMQGVKRIDEGE